Within Henriciella litoralis, the genomic segment CGCTTATCTGGAGCGCGGTGATCGGTCTCATCTTCTTCGATGAACTGCCCGGCTGGCCGTTATGGCTGGGCGCGGTGATCATCGTCGCCAGCTGTTTCATCGTCGCCTTTGAAGACCACTATCGCACGCGAAGGCTCGCGCAGATGCCTGCGAGCGACCTGCCGGAATAGAGCCTAGCCTTTGTCGCGTCCGATGCGGACAGCATCTCTCGCCTTGTCGGTGATGGCGTCCCAATCCCCGTTTGCCATGTCGGCTGGCGTCGCGATCCATGAGCCACCAATCGCAATTACATTTGGCAGGGCGAGATAGTCTGCCGCGTTCTTTGGTGTGATCCCCCCCGTCGGCATAAAGTCCATATGCGGCAACGGCCCGGCAAGCGATTTCAGGAAAGACGCGCCACCGGATGCCTCTGCAGGGAAGAACTTCATGACGCCATAGCCCTCATCGAAGCGCGCCATGGCTTCGCTCGCCGAGGAAATACCCGGCAGGATAACACCGTCATGATTGCTGAGCGCCTCCAGCAGCAGGGGTGATGTGCCCGGCGTCACCAGAAAGTCCGATCCGGCTTTCAACGCCGCATCGACATCGCCTTCAGAAATGATCGTACCCGCACCAACAAGCAGATCATTGTCCATGTCGCCCATGATGCGAATGACCTCCAGAGCCGCCGGCGTGCGCAATGTAACCTCAACCGAGGTCAGGCCGCCCTTGATAAGCGCGTCTGCCAGCGGCGCGGCGTATGCCACATCCTGCACGGTGAGAACCGGAACAATGGGAGCCTTGTCGATGGCGCGCCGGAACGCAGTCATTGTTTTCATTGTAAGCTCACCTCATCAAAATATAGAGCGGCCGCACCGACCAATGCTGCTTCACCCGCCAATAGAAGACGAATAGTGATTGGCTTCATATAGGCACTCATCGGTCCACGCTGGAAGAACCGCTCCAGCGCAGCGGGGGCTTCAAGCCAGTCTGCCAGACGTTCGGCCACCCCGCCGGTAATGACCACGCCGCCTTTGGTGCCATTCATCAGGGCCGCATCGCCGAGCGCATAGAGCGTACCGCGCGCGCGTATCTCACAGATGTCATTGCAGATCTGGTCGCCCTCGCGCGCCCGTTTCAGCATCTCGGCCGGCGGAATTTCCTGCCACGCCACACCGTCGATCCGGCAAAGGGCCTTGTGAACCTCGTTTAGTCCGGACCCGGACAGCACCAATTCACTCGAGACGTAACCATGCTTGTCTTTCAGCGCTTCATAGAGCGCCCATTCGCGGGGGGTTGCCGGGGCGAACGCCGCATGGCCGCCCTCCCCTGTCACAACGCGCCATCCGCTTTGCCCGACCGGCAGAAGCGTCGCCATGCCGAGCCCCGTTCCTGGCCCGGACACAAGAATGGGCTGGCGCCCGCCAGCCTCCTGTTCGCCATCGTGCAGAAGTTTGAAGTGACTATCCGGCAGCTCAGGAATCGAGCGCGCCATCGCCGCGTAATCGTTGACGAGCCGAACTGTCTCCAGCCCGCAATTGGCTTCGAGCCGCTTAGCATCAACGACCCAGTCGCGATTGGTCAGCTTGACGTGACCGTCGCTGACCGGTCCAGCAAGCGCAATGAGCGCGCGGGTGGGCTTCTTGTCGCCGAGGCTTTCGCAATAGGCGATGAGCGCATCGTCAAAGTCAGCAAAATCGTCGCCCGGCATCACGGACACGTCAGATATCACCGGATGACCGGCAAAGCCTTGCCGCGCGACTGCGAAGCGCACATTCGTGCCACCAATATCGCCGACGAGAACAGTCTCAACCAATGCCTGCTCCTGGGCCGGGAAGGAAAAACTCGAACAGGCTGCCGCCACTCTCCGGGCGACCGGCATTGTCACGGAACGCACTGAACAATTCGCGTCCAAGGCCCTGACCGCGCAGATTGGGCCTGAACTGGGCCGGCTCACGCGCGCTGAACACGGATGGGTCGACGTCTATATCCAGTCGCCCGGTGTCAGCATCCAGCCGGATGACATCCCCGTCCTGAACGCGCGCCAGTGGCCCGCCGCGCGCTGCCTCTGGGCCGACATGGATCGCCGCAGGGATCTTGCCGCTCGCGCCGGACATCCGTCCATCGGTGACCAGCGCCACACGGAAGCCCTTATCCTGCAGCGCGCCGAGCGCTGGCGACAGGGCATGCAGCTCTGGCATGCCATTGGCTGCCGGGCCCTGAAACCGCACAACAGCGACGACATCGCGATCCAGCTCGCCGGTCTTGAACGCCTCTTTCAGCGCCTCCTGGCTGTCGAACACGCGAGCGGGCGCCTCGATAACGCGCCGGTCCGGCTTGACCGAAGACACCTTGATAACGCCGCGCCCAAGCGGACCGTCCAGCATGCGTAGACCACCTTCCGCCTGAAACGGATCAGACACGGGGCGCACGATATCGAGATCGCCGCTTTCTTCTGCGGGCGCGCGGAAGGCAAGCTTGCCATCGTCCAGCCATGGCTCGCGCGCATGGTCTGCAATCGAGCCCATCACGCCGCGCGCCTCCGCATTGAGGAGGCCTGCTTTCAGCAGCTCGTTCATGACGAAGCTCATGCCGCCGGCGGCCTGGAAATGGTTCACATCGGCTGGGCCGTTCGGATAGATCCGGCAAAGAAGCGGGGTGATCTCGCTAATGTCGGAAAAGTCTTCAAGTTCAATCTGATAGCCCGAAGCTGCCGCCATCGCAGGAATGTGGAGTGCATGATTGGTCGAGCCACCGGTTGCCATCAGGCCGACCAGCGCATTGACCCAGCTTTTCGCATCGATCATCTCGCCCATCGGCGTGTAGTCGCGCTTCACAGTGAGACCGACGACTTGCTCGACCGAGGCCCGGGTCAGGGCTTCGCGCAGCGGCGTGCCCGGGTTTTCAAAGGCCGCACCTGGCAGGTGAAGCCCCATCACCTCCATCAGCATCTGGTTCGAATTTGCCGTGCCATAAAAGGTGCAGGTGCCAGGGCTATGATAGCTCTCGGATTCGGCCTTGAGCAGCGCTGCACGGTCGACCTTGCCGAGCGCGTATTCCTGTCGGATGCGTTGCTTTTCCGGGTTTGGCAGGCCCGATGGCATAGGCCCGCCCGGTACGAAGACATGCGGCAGCCAACCAAAGCGCAAAGCCGCGATCATCAGACCCGGCACGATCTTGTCACAGATGCCAAGATGCAGCGCACCATCGAACATGTCGTGGCTCAGCGAGACGGCCGAGGCCAGCGCGATCACATCACGCGAAAAGAGCGACAGCTCCATGCCTTCCTGGCCCTGGGTGACGCCATCACACATGGCCGGAACGCCGCCCGCGACCTGCGCGGTCGCGTTCACCTTGCGTGCGGCATCGCGGATGATCTCAGGGTAATGCTCATAGGGCGCATGCGCCGAGAGCATGTCATTATAGGCGGTGATGATGCCGATATTCGGCCATGACGCGCCCAGAAGCTGGGTCTTGTCGATGACAGCACACCCGGCCGAGGCATGCGCGAGATTGCCGTCGGCGAGCTTCTCACGCGCAAAGCCCTCCGGCTTTCGCGAGGCGATGAGATCAAGATAGGCGGCACGGGTCTCCTTGGACCGGTTTTCGATCCGCGCTGTGACCTCTGCGATTTTTGGGTGAAGATCGCTCATTTGCCGTTGCTCCACCAATCGCGTTCGTCCTGGCGAAGCAACATGCGGGCCTCAACCGGGCCGTCTTCGAGACCTGCGGAATACGTGTAGACCGGCACTTTTGCGTCCTGCCAGGCGTCCAGCAGACCATCCACCCATTCCCAAGCTTCCTCGACCTCTTCGCGCCGCATGAAGAGGGAGAGGTTGCCGCGCACGACATCCATCAGAAGACGCTCATAGGCGTCCGGATATCTCAGCTGAAAGGACTCTGCGTAGGACAGGTTCAACGGTAGAGACTGAACGCGGAGGCCGCCCGGTCCGGGTTCTTTGATCTGCACATAGAGCTGCACGCCCTCATCGGGCTGCAGCCGGATGATCAGCCGGTTAGAATGGGCTTGCTCCTCGCCAAACATGGCGTGTGGCGCCTCACGGAACTGCACCACGATCTCTGAGTGACGAGACCGCATGCGCTTGCCGGTCCGAAGATAGAACGGTACGCGCGCCCAGCGCCAATTATCCACCCATGCCTTGATCGCGACGAAGGTCTCGGTCTTGCTGTCCTGATTGTCGAGCTCTTCGAGATAGCCTTTGACCTGCTTGCCATCGACGGTGCCCGGCCCGTATTGCGCGCGCACGGTTTCCTGCGCCGCGCATTTCGCCTCAACCGGCCGAAGCGCATTCAGTACCTTGATCTTTTCCGTCCGGATCTCATCGGCGGTCACCGAATTTGGCGGCTCCATCGCGATGAGGCAAAGCAGTTGTAGCAGATGGTTCTGCAACATGTCCCGCACGGCGCCTGCGCTGTCGTAATAGCCCGCGCGATCACCGACGCCGACATCCTCAGACACGGTGATCTGGATGTGGTCGATGGCTGTGCGGTTCCAGAGCGGTTCGAACAGAGTGTTTCCAAAGCGCAGCACCAACAGGTTCTGGACGGTCTCTTTGCCGAGATAATGATCGATCCGGTAGATATGGTCTTCGCGGAAAACGGCGCCGACGCCCGCATTGATGGCGCGCGCGGACTCTAGATCAGTCCCGATCGGCTTTTCCAGCACGACGCGCGCATCGCCCTTCGACAGGCCCGCCTTGCCAAGCGCCTCGCAAATAGGAACGTAGATTTTAGGCGTCACTGCCAGATAGAAGATGGTGGGCCGATCATCATCGACGAGCTGGGCCTTGAGCTTATCCCAGTCGGCGTCCGGGTCTGTTGCGTCCATGCTGATATAGGACAGCATCTTCTCGAACTTGGCCCAGTCCTCCGGCTCAACGGTTTCGCCCGTGAAATTCTTACAGGCCTCAAGCGCAAACTCGCGAAACGCCTTGTTCGACATCGTGCTGCGCGAGGCGGCTACGAGCCTTGAATCTTCAGGGATCTGCCCGTCAAGAAAACGGTGGTACAGGGCCGGAAGCAGCTTGCGCTGACTGAGGTCGCCCGTCCCTCCGAAAATGACAAGGTCGAACGTATCTACAGGTATAAATTTGGCCATCTGTGCCACACCTATGGAAAACGCCGAAGGCTGTCAAAGCGACCTGACGAAGCTTCAACACCCTTCGGCGCGACTGCATGGATAGCAGTCAAACAGGGATATTTTCCGGGCATAAAGCGTCCGGAAAATGAAGTCCCGAAAATTTATTGGCAGGTCGTTGCGACCCGTGATGCAGACGCGGACAGAATAACCGGGACGTTCTCTTCGGTTGTTCCGGTCCATCCCGTGGCATTGAGTTGCGCCTGATCGCCGTTCACCGTCAGCCGTCCGCTCAATTCACCGTCCGGACCGCCAGCACAGCGCATCTTAAAGTGATAGCCATCGGTC encodes:
- a CDS encoding glucokinase, coding for MVETVLVGDIGGTNVRFAVARQGFAGHPVISDVSVMPGDDFADFDDALIAYCESLGDKKPTRALIALAGPVSDGHVKLTNRDWVVDAKRLEANCGLETVRLVNDYAAMARSIPELPDSHFKLLHDGEQEAGGRQPILVSGPGTGLGMATLLPVGQSGWRVVTGEGGHAAFAPATPREWALYEALKDKHGYVSSELVLSGSGLNEVHKALCRIDGVAWQEIPPAEMLKRAREGDQICNDICEIRARGTLYALGDAALMNGTKGGVVITGGVAERLADWLEAPAALERFFQRGPMSAYMKPITIRLLLAGEAALVGAAALYFDEVSLQ
- the eda gene encoding bifunctional 4-hydroxy-2-oxoglutarate aldolase/2-dehydro-3-deoxy-phosphogluconate aldolase, which encodes MKTMTAFRRAIDKAPIVPVLTVQDVAYAAPLADALIKGGLTSVEVTLRTPAALEVIRIMGDMDNDLLVGAGTIISEGDVDAALKAGSDFLVTPGTSPLLLEALSNHDGVILPGISSASEAMARFDEGYGVMKFFPAEASGGASFLKSLAGPLPHMDFMPTGGITPKNAADYLALPNVIAIGGSWIATPADMANGDWDAITDKARDAVRIGRDKG
- the zwf gene encoding glucose-6-phosphate dehydrogenase: MAKFIPVDTFDLVIFGGTGDLSQRKLLPALYHRFLDGQIPEDSRLVAASRSTMSNKAFREFALEACKNFTGETVEPEDWAKFEKMLSYISMDATDPDADWDKLKAQLVDDDRPTIFYLAVTPKIYVPICEALGKAGLSKGDARVVLEKPIGTDLESARAINAGVGAVFREDHIYRIDHYLGKETVQNLLVLRFGNTLFEPLWNRTAIDHIQITVSEDVGVGDRAGYYDSAGAVRDMLQNHLLQLLCLIAMEPPNSVTADEIRTEKIKVLNALRPVEAKCAAQETVRAQYGPGTVDGKQVKGYLEELDNQDSKTETFVAIKAWVDNWRWARVPFYLRTGKRMRSRHSEIVVQFREAPHAMFGEEQAHSNRLIIRLQPDEGVQLYVQIKEPGPGGLRVQSLPLNLSYAESFQLRYPDAYERLLMDVVRGNLSLFMRREEVEEAWEWVDGLLDAWQDAKVPVYTYSAGLEDGPVEARMLLRQDERDWWSNGK
- the edd gene encoding phosphogluconate dehydratase, producing the protein MSDLHPKIAEVTARIENRSKETRAAYLDLIASRKPEGFAREKLADGNLAHASAGCAVIDKTQLLGASWPNIGIITAYNDMLSAHAPYEHYPEIIRDAARKVNATAQVAGGVPAMCDGVTQGQEGMELSLFSRDVIALASAVSLSHDMFDGALHLGICDKIVPGLMIAALRFGWLPHVFVPGGPMPSGLPNPEKQRIRQEYALGKVDRAALLKAESESYHSPGTCTFYGTANSNQMLMEVMGLHLPGAAFENPGTPLREALTRASVEQVVGLTVKRDYTPMGEMIDAKSWVNALVGLMATGGSTNHALHIPAMAAASGYQIELEDFSDISEITPLLCRIYPNGPADVNHFQAAGGMSFVMNELLKAGLLNAEARGVMGSIADHAREPWLDDGKLAFRAPAEESGDLDIVRPVSDPFQAEGGLRMLDGPLGRGVIKVSSVKPDRRVIEAPARVFDSQEALKEAFKTGELDRDVVAVVRFQGPAANGMPELHALSPALGALQDKGFRVALVTDGRMSGASGKIPAAIHVGPEAARGGPLARVQDGDVIRLDADTGRLDIDVDPSVFSAREPAQFRPNLRGQGLGRELFSAFRDNAGRPESGGSLFEFFLPGPGAGIG